The Amycolatopsis sp. QT-25 genomic sequence GCGTCGTGGCGGTCATCCTTCGCGGCCGAGTTCGGCGGCTTCGAGGACGGCGAGCGCGTCCGGCACGAGCACGGCGGCGGAGTAGTAGGTGCTGACCAGGTAGGAGATGATCGCCTGCTCCGAGATGCCCATGAACCGGACGTTCAGCCCTGGCTCGTATTCGTCCGGCAGGCCGATCTGGCGCAGGCCGACCACGCCCTGGCTCTTCTCGCCGGTGCGCATCAAGAGCACGGAGCTGGTGGCGGTCTGGCTCACCGGGATCTTGTTGCACGGCAGGATCGGGACCCCACGCCACGACGGCACCTTGTGCCCGCCGAAGTCGACGCCGGTCGGATAGATGCCGCGTTTGCTGCATTCTCGGCTGAACGCGGCGATCGTGCGCGGATGCGCGAGGAAGAAGCCGGGTTCCTTCCACACCAGGGCGAGCAGGTCGTCGAAGTCGTCCGGCGTGGGCGGGCCGGTGCGGGTCGCGATGCGCTGGGAGAAGTCGGCGTTGTGGAGCAGGCCGAAGTCCGGGTTGTTGATCATTTCGTACTCTTGGCGCTCGCGCAGCGCTTCGATGGTCAGCCGCAACTGTTGCTCGGTCTGGTCCATCGGCTGGTTGTAGAGGTCGGAGACGCGGCTGTGGACCCGGAGCACGGTCTGGGCGACGCTCAGTTCGTATTCACGCGGCGAGGTCTCGTAGTCGACGAACGTGCCGGGCAGCAATGGCTCGCCGTCGTGCCCGGACGAGATGTCGATCTCGGCCTCGCCGAAATCGTTGGCACGCCCGGAGTCCTGCGTCGCCCGCTCGATCTGGGCCCGCAGCGATTCGGATTCTTCCAGTACGCGCTCGAAATCCTGGCGGGCCAAGGTGAGCACCGTGCAGGCGGTGGCCGCCTTGGCGGTGAACTCCCAGATGCCGTCACCGGCGACGAGGGCCTGCGCGCCGAAGTAGTCGCCGTCCTTGACCACGCCGAGCGCGGTCTCGTCACCGTAGGGGCCGGGACCGGTCTTGGTGATCTTGCCGTGCGCGATGAGATAGACCCGATCGGCCCGGTGACCGAATTCGACGAGCACATCGCCAGCCGCCACTTCCTGCTGCTCGAAGCGGCGGGCGAGTTCGGCGAGCACCTCTTCGTCGTCGTATCCCTTGAGGGGCTTCAGTTCTCCCAGTTCCGCCGGGATCACGCTCACGTCGGTGCCGGCCTTCACGAAGGTCACCCGTCCGTCACCGACCGCGTAATTGAGCCGCCGGTTGACCCGATAGGCACCACCGTTGACCTGAACCCATTCGAGCATCTTCAGCAGCCAGCGGGACGAAATTCCCTGCATCTGCGGAACGGATTTGGTCGTGGTCGCCAGGTTGCGCGCGGCGGCCCGGCCCAAACTCAGCCGCGGATTTTCCGGTCCCTGAACACCTTCGGCGGCAGTGCCCGATTCGGTCACGGTCACAGCAAGGTCCACCCTTCGATAGTCGTGCGAACAAACAAGAACCACAAGTCGCGGCGTGCCGGTCGTACCCCGAAGTGCGGCCCCGCAGGATCAACATAGCAAGGTGTTTTTCCCGCACAAGCGCACTTTCAGGTAATAAGACAAGGCCACCCGAATGCCGATTTCACCTTTGTGCGGGAACGGTTTTGCCGCGTTACTCGACGCTTGAATCCGCCACACAATCGGTTCAGCATTTGTGCTGAGGTGTCATGCGAGGCCGCGCCGGGACTCCTGGGTGTACCCGCGATGCGGCCGTTGGAGTGGCCGCGCCGAACACTTTCGGGTCGCCACCGGATCCGCGTTCGGCATCCACTCGACGGACAGCGACGAAACAGAGGGTCGCGTTCGG encodes the following:
- a CDS encoding family 2B encapsulin nanocompartment shell protein, encoding MTVTESGTAAEGVQGPENPRLSLGRAAARNLATTTKSVPQMQGISSRWLLKMLEWVQVNGGAYRVNRRLNYAVGDGRVTFVKAGTDVSVIPAELGELKPLKGYDDEEVLAELARRFEQQEVAAGDVLVEFGHRADRVYLIAHGKITKTGPGPYGDETALGVVKDGDYFGAQALVAGDGIWEFTAKAATACTVLTLARQDFERVLEESESLRAQIERATQDSGRANDFGEAEIDISSGHDGEPLLPGTFVDYETSPREYELSVAQTVLRVHSRVSDLYNQPMDQTEQQLRLTIEALRERQEYEMINNPDFGLLHNADFSQRIATRTGPPTPDDFDDLLALVWKEPGFFLAHPRTIAAFSRECSKRGIYPTGVDFGGHKVPSWRGVPILPCNKIPVSQTATSSVLLMRTGEKSQGVVGLRQIGLPDEYEPGLNVRFMGISEQAIISYLVSTYYSAAVLVPDALAVLEAAELGREG